Proteins encoded within one genomic window of Amia ocellicauda isolate fAmiCal2 unplaced genomic scaffold, fAmiCal2.hap1 HAP1_SCAFFOLD_349, whole genome shotgun sequence:
- the LOC136732690 gene encoding uncharacterized protein LOC136732690, with the protein MIMGISSTERGESLVLAESPADVTLQGSRAGLESSQHLHKSFKLANPGDAHSHLKELIYIDSDLVVTPIIDNPKILKPAPVRFDPKTLSVNAFPAEKLASLNDQAWDSFVQQLCSSLGQSDKMTGAPRTKLNLLCYLCSVSGHKEAATRLINSQLFLSLTHVLRTAPNWDVRAKVIRVIGLLSSHAVELNEDVPVTEYQEQSPDVTLTQHFGFPIVLGGKSRNGLQNAIVHRRRVTSLCDRQGGIGTLQPVHYCQPDSSLLRGSGHCQAQGTEGPAATAVRPSSSAGIREESTRDCSSILGYFSLPHL; encoded by the exons ATGATCATGGGAAT CAGCAGCACTGAGAGGGGTGAGAGCCTGGTGTTAGCAGAGAGTCCTGCAGATGTGACCTTACAGGGATCAAGAGCCGGCCTGGAGAGCAGCCAGCATCTCCACAAGTCATTCAAATTAG CCAACCCGGGTGATGCCCATTCCCATCTTAAGGAGTTGATCTACATCGATTCTGACCTTGTTGTGACTCCGATCATTGACAATCCTAAG ATATTGAAACCTGCTCCTGTGAGATTTGATCCTAAAACATTGAGTGTCAATGCCTTTCCAG CTGAGAAACTGGCATCTCTGAACGATCAGGCATGGGACAGCTTTGTGCAGCAACTGTGCTCCTCACTGGGTCAGAGTGATAAGATGACTGGAGCTCCCAGGACAAAGCTGAACCTACTGTGCTATCTTTGCTCCGTGTCAGGCCATAAGGAAGCAGCCACAAGGTTAATCAACTCACAGCTG TTCCTGTCATTAACCCATGTGTTGCGCACAGCTCCTAACTGGGATGT GCGTGCCAAGGTGATTCGAGTGATTGGGTTACTGTCCTCTCATGCTGTAGAGCTGAATGAAGACGTGCCTGTTACAGAA TACCAAGAACAATCACCAGATGTCACCCTAACACAGCATTTTGGATTCCCCATTGTTCTTGGTGGAAAATCCCGAAATG GCCTCCAGAACGCCATTGTGCACCGCAGGAGGGTCACTTCCCTCTGCGACAGGCAGGGCGGCATTGGAACATTACAGCCAGTCCACTACTGCCAACCAGACAGCTCACTGCTGAGAGGTAGTGGGCACTGCCAAGCACAGGGCACAGAAGGGCCTGCAGCGACTGCTGTCAGACCCTCGTCCTCAGCTGGCATCAGAGAGGAAAGCACAAGGGACTGTTCGTCCATTCTCGGCTACTTTTCATTGCCACACCTCTGA